One Candidatus Binataceae bacterium DNA window includes the following coding sequences:
- a CDS encoding polysaccharide biosynthesis tyrosine autokinase, with amino-acid sequence MNQPPSPYFIRRTTSLEEARDIDPRHSFFEEEDEGRIDFHQYWRIVHKHVGLIAAIVAGVTLLTLIHELMQTPMYTAEATILIKRTAPQILGSQVQNGDNSASEGYEYDEYFNTTQYEILKSRSLAESAIKNNGLEKVLLNDDAQGKPSGAQSSRSIVQWLRDSLGLPQAAQQEQPAPRPRSALSDGSGVNPKAVGAYMAALAIKPVPDTNLVDIKFTTPTPELSAELANAHAHAYIRQGIELHSQANEEAQKFLQNKLVDLKEQLQKSEYALNRYRRDQGIVPGLMSLDGKETVVLDRLSDLSKDLTKAQVDRIDLESKVQMAENHQFNALPEMLDDKSLQTLRQEYDGLATEYAGMAKQFKPDYPPLARLQAKKDELQSDIDAEEERVAGSIESEYKEAQERENRLQEEMDKSRTHAMGLNDAAVEYAILQREVDTNRDLYNSVLQRMKDVGLASEARSSNVVIVDTAEVPHLRSSPLIKQSVLTAAVLSLVGGIGLAFMLEFFNNRIKTPEEIEQYLKMPSLAVVPEFGALPPNKTAASSLSLDRVRRLAIGSSALAREGHTKDLVGALNPYSMHGEAYRTLRTGILLSRAGSPPKVILLTSTTSGEGKTATATNSAVLFAHTGAKVLLIDADLRKPRCHRVFNVDKEVGLTEALTGRRDIHEVIRTTHVDGLSLLTSGSLPPNPTELLGSEKMRQILAQLAEEYDFVIIDSPPVLPVSDSIILSTLVDGVVVVVSSVGTAKQQVRIACSRLRYARAKIFGAVLNKVNLQSPEYKYYSSYYYQYSNEILEGSPDVESRKSGGSADSL; translated from the coding sequence ATGAATCAACCGCCATCACCATATTTCATTCGCCGCACCACCTCGCTCGAAGAGGCGCGCGACATCGATCCGCGCCACAGCTTTTTCGAAGAGGAAGACGAAGGCCGCATCGACTTTCATCAGTACTGGCGCATAGTCCACAAACACGTGGGGCTCATCGCCGCGATCGTCGCCGGCGTGACGCTGCTCACGCTGATTCACGAGCTGATGCAGACACCGATGTACACGGCCGAAGCGACGATCCTGATCAAACGGACCGCGCCGCAAATCCTCGGCTCCCAGGTGCAGAACGGCGACAACAGCGCGTCCGAGGGTTACGAATACGACGAGTACTTCAACACTACACAATACGAGATTCTGAAGAGCCGCAGCCTGGCCGAGAGCGCAATCAAGAACAACGGTCTCGAAAAGGTTCTGCTTAACGACGACGCCCAGGGCAAGCCCTCAGGGGCCCAGAGCTCGCGATCGATCGTCCAATGGTTGCGTGATTCGCTCGGCTTGCCGCAAGCGGCGCAGCAGGAGCAGCCGGCGCCGCGCCCGCGGTCCGCGTTGTCGGACGGCTCGGGGGTCAATCCCAAGGCGGTCGGCGCGTATATGGCGGCGCTTGCGATCAAACCGGTGCCCGACACGAACCTTGTTGACATCAAGTTTACGACGCCCACTCCCGAGCTCTCTGCTGAACTCGCAAACGCCCACGCCCACGCCTATATCCGCCAGGGAATCGAGCTGCACAGCCAGGCCAACGAAGAGGCGCAGAAATTCCTCCAGAACAAGCTGGTCGACCTCAAGGAGCAACTCCAGAAATCGGAGTACGCGCTTAACCGCTACCGGCGCGATCAGGGGATCGTGCCGGGCTTGATGTCGCTCGACGGTAAAGAGACCGTCGTCCTCGATCGGCTTTCCGATCTGAGTAAGGACCTGACCAAGGCCCAAGTCGACCGCATCGACCTCGAGTCAAAGGTGCAGATGGCGGAGAACCATCAATTCAATGCCTTGCCTGAGATGCTCGATGACAAATCGCTACAAACTTTGCGTCAGGAATACGACGGACTGGCGACCGAATACGCCGGGATGGCCAAGCAGTTCAAACCCGACTATCCGCCGCTCGCGCGCTTGCAGGCCAAGAAGGACGAGCTCCAGTCAGATATCGACGCCGAAGAGGAGCGCGTCGCCGGCAGTATCGAATCGGAATACAAGGAAGCCCAGGAACGCGAGAACCGCCTGCAGGAAGAGATGGATAAGTCGCGCACCCATGCAATGGGGCTCAACGACGCGGCCGTCGAGTACGCGATCCTGCAGCGCGAAGTCGACACCAATCGTGACCTCTACAACAGTGTGCTCCAGCGCATGAAGGACGTGGGCCTCGCCTCCGAGGCGCGCTCCTCCAACGTCGTGATCGTCGACACTGCCGAGGTGCCGCACCTGCGTTCGAGTCCGCTGATCAAACAGAGCGTGCTGACTGCGGCGGTGCTGTCCCTGGTCGGCGGCATCGGCCTCGCCTTCATGCTCGAGTTCTTCAACAACCGCATCAAGACGCCCGAGGAAATCGAGCAATATCTCAAGATGCCGAGCCTGGCGGTGGTGCCAGAGTTCGGCGCTTTGCCGCCGAACAAGACCGCGGCTTCATCACTGAGTCTCGATCGGGTGCGGCGGCTTGCGATCGGGTCGAGCGCGCTCGCCCGCGAAGGGCATACCAAGGATCTGGTCGGCGCTCTCAATCCCTACTCGATGCATGGCGAGGCATATCGCACGCTGCGCACCGGAATCCTGCTCTCGCGCGCCGGCTCGCCGCCCAAGGTGATCCTGTTGACCAGCACCACCAGCGGCGAAGGCAAGACCGCGACCGCTACCAACTCGGCCGTGCTCTTCGCGCATACCGGCGCCAAGGTCCTGCTCATCGATGCCGACCTGCGCAAGCCGCGATGCCATCGCGTGTTCAACGTCGATAAGGAAGTCGGCCTCACCGAAGCGCTCACCGGCCGCCGCGATATTCACGAGGTTATCCGCACCACCCACGTTGACGGTTTGTCGCTCCTGACCTCCGGCTCGCTGCCGCCGAATCCGACCGAATTGCTCGGCTCCGAAAAGATGCGTCAAATCCTCGCGCAGCTCGCCGAGGAATATGACTTCGTGATTATCGACTCGCCGCCGGTGCTGCCGGTCAGCGATTCGATCATTCTCTCGACGCTGGTCGATGGGGTCGTGGTAGTAGTGAGCAGCGTCGGCACGGCGAAGCAGCAGGTGCGAATCGCTTGTTCGCGGCTTCGCTATGCGCGCGCCAAGATCTTCGGCGCGGTGCTCAACAAGGTCAATTTGCAAAGCCCCGAGTACAAGTACTACTCGAGCTACTACTATCAGTACTCGAACGAGATCCTCGAAGGTTCGCCCGACGTGGAATCGCGCAAGAGCGGCGGGTCAGCAGATTCGCTCTGA
- a CDS encoding polysaccharide biosynthesis/export family protein, translating into MAISGLAMLLSLTIAACSSSQSQTAPTATVAGPDPRIPSVANTDQNQERLAALWTKRTATEATVDYPIGPGDVIEVTVPGVDDLKDQIVRVGGNGKLDLPLVGTIQAAGLTEPQLRDQIKQALTKYMYDPQVDVFVKEYHSRQVAVVGAVRAPGLVTLNGTGETILDLITQAGGTTPDAADELVMLPQVQGGSIHMQQVAQAMTADNAPQERVVKPGAAGTAQTAANAVQAPAALGVVSVASLEREASNGPAVVIPLRANSFNGGTHYLNMPVEPGDVLVVPGGGNVMVTGWVFHPGFFQVGSGLTVLGAVGSAGGAMYAANAADATLIRTDANGNKVSIPVDLDKIAKGEDPDIPVHANDVIDVPYSVAKIGPYVVYNILSKMMVPLPTY; encoded by the coding sequence TTGGCGATCTCAGGCCTGGCGATGCTGCTGTCGTTGACAATCGCGGCGTGCAGCAGCTCGCAATCGCAAACAGCGCCAACGGCTACAGTCGCCGGTCCTGACCCGCGGATCCCGAGCGTCGCCAATACCGACCAGAATCAGGAGCGCCTGGCCGCACTCTGGACAAAGCGCACCGCGACCGAGGCCACGGTAGACTATCCCATCGGTCCCGGTGACGTGATCGAAGTCACCGTTCCAGGCGTTGACGATCTGAAGGATCAGATCGTCAGGGTTGGCGGCAATGGCAAGCTCGATCTTCCGCTCGTCGGTACGATTCAGGCCGCGGGCCTTACCGAGCCGCAGCTTCGCGATCAGATCAAGCAGGCGCTGACCAAGTACATGTACGACCCGCAGGTCGACGTATTCGTCAAGGAATACCACAGCCGGCAGGTCGCCGTGGTGGGCGCCGTGCGCGCTCCTGGTCTCGTCACGCTCAACGGTACCGGTGAGACGATTCTCGACCTGATCACGCAGGCCGGCGGTACGACTCCCGACGCTGCCGATGAGCTCGTGATGCTGCCGCAGGTGCAGGGCGGCAGTATCCACATGCAACAGGTCGCCCAGGCAATGACGGCCGACAACGCGCCGCAGGAAAGAGTCGTAAAGCCCGGTGCCGCCGGAACTGCACAGACCGCGGCCAACGCGGTGCAAGCTCCCGCTGCGCTAGGTGTGGTTTCCGTCGCCTCGCTGGAGCGCGAGGCGAGCAACGGTCCGGCCGTGGTGATTCCTTTGCGTGCCAACTCGTTTAATGGCGGCACGCACTATCTGAACATGCCGGTCGAGCCGGGCGACGTGTTGGTCGTGCCGGGCGGCGGCAACGTAATGGTGACCGGATGGGTCTTTCATCCGGGATTCTTCCAGGTCGGTTCGGGGCTCACCGTGCTCGGCGCGGTGGGATCAGCCGGCGGCGCGATGTATGCTGCCAACGCCGCCGACGCGACCCTCATCCGCACCGACGCCAACGGCAACAAGGTTTCGATCCCGGTCGACCTGGATAAAATCGCCAAGGGCGAGGATCCCGATATTCCGGTCCACGCCAACGACGTTATCGATGTTCCATACTCAGTCGCGAAGATCGGCCCCTACGTGGTCTACAACATCCTGAGCAAGATGATGGTGCCGCTGCCAACTTACTAA
- a CDS encoding carboxypeptidase-like regulatory domain-containing protein: protein MRIISSAMLAGVAALAIGRAACASEIVGRVVDFGGRPVAGETVVLRIMSSTRRQQVLTDAQGRYAIDDLKPGVYVLYLRGQSAVAYVAGEGLTVDWGLPLSAPPVAVATRGVSKADEPHAAAAAPSANSAQSAASR from the coding sequence ATGCGGATAATCAGTTCAGCAATGCTGGCGGGCGTGGCCGCGCTCGCGATTGGGCGGGCGGCGTGCGCGTCGGAAATTGTCGGACGCGTCGTGGACTTCGGTGGCCGACCGGTTGCGGGAGAGACGGTCGTGCTGCGAATCATGTCGAGTACCAGGCGCCAGCAGGTTCTGACCGACGCGCAGGGCCGCTACGCGATCGACGATCTCAAGCCAGGAGTTTACGTTCTCTACCTTCGCGGCCAGTCCGCGGTCGCTTACGTCGCTGGCGAAGGGCTGACGGTAGACTGGGGCTTGCCTCTAAGTGCGCCTCCCGTCGCGGTCGCGACCCGAGGGGTCTCCAAGGCCGATGAGCCGCACGCTGCGGCGGCAGCGCCATCGGCGAATTCCGCGCAGAGCGCCGCATCGCGCTGA
- a CDS encoding SRPBCC family protein: MTQRSAHHTTFVIERDYDAPVERVFNAFGDPAAKQRWFAGPHEWARDGYRLDFRVGGREHLSSVPPEGPAHIYDAIYQDIVPNQRIIFSYEMHLDDRRISVSLTTVEFKHASNGTHLTFTEQGAFLDGYDDPPGRERGTQALLDKLGAELHRQVASG, translated from the coding sequence ATGACCCAACGATCTGCTCATCACACGACCTTCGTGATCGAGCGCGACTACGACGCGCCGGTCGAGCGGGTATTCAACGCGTTCGGGGACCCTGCCGCGAAGCAACGATGGTTTGCCGGGCCGCATGAATGGGCCCGCGACGGATACCGCCTGGACTTTCGCGTCGGCGGCCGAGAGCATCTCTCGAGCGTGCCGCCCGAGGGGCCCGCGCATATATATGACGCGATCTACCAGGATATCGTGCCCAACCAACGGATCATCTTTAGCTACGAAATGCATCTCGACGATCGGCGCATTTCGGTTTCGCTGACGACGGTCGAGTTCAAGCACGCCAGCAACGGGACGCATCTGACCTTCACCGAGCAAGGCGCTTTCCTCGACGGCTACGACGATCCTCCGGGCCGCGAGCGCGGCACGCAGGCGCTTCTGGACAAACTCGGGGCAGAACTGCATCGACAAGTTGCATCAGGTTGA